A stretch of Bifidobacterium sp. ESL0704 DNA encodes these proteins:
- the gndA gene encoding NADP-dependent phosphogluconate dehydrogenase codes for MTEAVANIGVVGLAAMGSNLARNLAHHGNTVALYNRHYERTEKLMKDHGDEGKFVPAKTIDEFVASLTKPRTAIILVKAGAPTDAMIEALADAMDPGDIIVDGGNAYFKDTIRREKEIRARGLHFVGCGVSGGEEGALNGPSMMPGGTDESWKTLGPILKSIAAKAEGEPCVTHIGENGAGHFVKMVHNGIEYADMQLIAESYDLMRRGMGMTPDEIGDVFESWDKTELNSYLIEITADLLHEKDKKTGKPLVDIIVDQAGMKGTGTWTVQTALEIGTPVTAIAEGVFARGLSDQTELREGAAKQNLTGPDGKITFANDDERKAFIEDIRQALYASKIVSYAQGFQEISDGAKQYDWKIDLAAVARIWRGGCIIRAQFLNVVSDAFESGEANVSLLFAPYFKNAIEKAQASWRRVVGKAASCGIPAPVFSTSLSYYDGLRSKRLPATIIQAQRDLFGAHTYGRVDEPGVFHTLWAEPGRPEEKMSD; via the coding sequence ATGACGGAAGCTGTAGCAAATATCGGAGTCGTCGGTCTGGCGGCAATGGGTTCGAACCTCGCAAGGAATCTCGCGCATCATGGCAACACCGTGGCGCTTTACAACCGCCATTATGAGCGTACCGAAAAGCTTATGAAGGATCATGGCGACGAAGGCAAGTTCGTTCCCGCTAAGACCATTGACGAGTTCGTGGCCTCCCTGACCAAGCCGCGTACGGCCATCATCCTGGTCAAGGCCGGCGCGCCGACCGACGCGATGATCGAGGCGCTCGCCGATGCCATGGATCCGGGCGACATCATCGTCGACGGCGGCAACGCCTACTTCAAAGACACCATCCGCCGTGAGAAGGAAATCCGCGCCCGCGGTCTGCACTTCGTCGGCTGCGGCGTTTCCGGTGGCGAGGAAGGCGCGCTGAACGGCCCGTCCATGATGCCCGGCGGCACTGATGAATCCTGGAAGACCCTCGGCCCGATCCTCAAGTCCATCGCGGCCAAGGCGGAAGGCGAGCCCTGCGTCACCCACATCGGCGAGAACGGCGCCGGCCACTTCGTCAAGATGGTGCACAATGGCATCGAGTACGCCGACATGCAGCTCATCGCCGAAAGCTACGACCTGATGCGTCGCGGCATGGGCATGACTCCCGACGAGATCGGCGACGTGTTCGAGTCTTGGGACAAGACCGAGCTCAATTCCTACCTCATCGAGATTACCGCCGACCTGCTGCACGAGAAGGACAAGAAGACCGGCAAGCCGCTGGTTGACATCATCGTCGACCAGGCCGGCATGAAGGGCACCGGCACTTGGACGGTCCAGACCGCCCTCGAGATCGGCACCCCGGTCACCGCGATTGCGGAAGGCGTGTTCGCCCGTGGCCTTTCCGACCAGACCGAACTGCGTGAAGGCGCCGCCAAGCAGAACCTGACCGGCCCTGACGGCAAGATTACGTTCGCAAACGACGACGAGCGCAAGGCCTTCATTGAAGACATCCGTCAGGCGCTCTACGCTTCCAAGATCGTCTCCTACGCCCAGGGCTTCCAGGAGATCAGCGACGGAGCCAAGCAGTACGACTGGAAGATCGATCTGGCCGCGGTTGCTCGCATCTGGCGCGGCGGCTGCATCATTCGTGCCCAGTTCCTCAACGTCGTTTCCGACGCGTTCGAGTCCGGCGAGGCCAATGTCTCGCTGCTCTTCGCCCCGTACTTCAAGAACGCCATCGAGAAGGCACAGGCTTCCTGGCGTCGCGTCGTCGGCAAGGCCGCGAGCTGCGGCATCCCCGCACCGGTCTTCTCGACCTCGCTTTCCTACTATGACGGCCTGCGCTCCAAGCGTCTGCCCGCCACCATCATCCAGGCCCAGCGTGATCTCTTCGGCGCGCACACCTACGGCCGCGTCGATGAGCCCGGCGTCTTCCACACCTTGTGGGCCGAGCCTGGTCGCCCGGAAGAAAAGATGAGCGACTGA
- a CDS encoding tyrosine-protein phosphatase, with the protein MTNLKADDAGDITGVVSDGVAEGTAYLGYRPVGDGAGVEIDGVPNSRGIGGYPTADGHKLRGGLFFRTAGLNFLGEHGIADLHRLNVKEVVDLRDPLEIEQWPYTLPDDIHVDRVPLLKTTMTENGGMKNMAKGIDMAEMYHDIVFGSAEQIVLILRKLLKDDGHPMLIHCTAGKDRTGITAGILMSLLGVSDDMVVSCYAQSGANLGDAFKKAVLSGLTSDEKGVGQITAAQTAMLASPPELMRGVLAGIKSEYGDVEQYCLQNGMSADEVTGLRALFVE; encoded by the coding sequence ATGACGAATCTGAAAGCGGATGATGCCGGCGATATTACGGGCGTGGTTTCCGACGGAGTTGCAGAGGGCACAGCCTATCTCGGCTACCGGCCTGTCGGCGACGGAGCCGGCGTCGAGATCGATGGCGTTCCGAACTCTCGTGGCATCGGCGGCTACCCGACGGCGGACGGGCACAAGTTGCGCGGCGGGCTGTTCTTCCGGACCGCTGGCCTCAATTTTTTGGGTGAGCACGGTATCGCTGATTTGCACCGGCTGAATGTCAAGGAAGTGGTGGATTTGCGCGATCCGCTTGAAATTGAGCAATGGCCGTATACGCTTCCCGATGACATCCACGTTGACCGCGTCCCGCTGCTGAAGACCACCATGACCGAGAACGGCGGCATGAAGAACATGGCCAAAGGCATCGATATGGCCGAGATGTACCACGATATCGTCTTCGGCTCGGCCGAGCAGATTGTGCTTATCCTGCGCAAGCTACTGAAGGATGACGGTCATCCGATGCTCATCCATTGCACCGCTGGCAAGGACCGCACCGGCATCACCGCGGGCATCCTGATGAGCTTGCTCGGCGTGAGCGACGACATGGTGGTTTCCTGCTATGCCCAGTCCGGAGCGAATCTCGGCGACGCATTCAAGAAAGCCGTGCTGAGCGGCCTGACCAGCGATGAAAAGGGCGTCGGCCAGATCACGGCTGCTCAGACCGCGATGCTCGCCTCGCCGCCGGAGCTGATGCGTGGCGTGCTCGCCGGCATCAAGAGCGAATACGGAGACGTGGAGCAATATTGCCTGCAAAACGGCATGAGCGCGGACGAAGTGACCGGCTTGCGCGCGTTGTTCGTGGAATAG
- a CDS encoding bacterial Ig-like domain-containing protein translates to MKGKVAAAVASLTLIAGSILPTTAMASTSVTTRDGEAITSLTPNPWFANGPFEGWGTSLAWLANATGNYGEPGSIKHSSGDAAKDAQALQYGKDLREQFYQSIFGRDGLDLNMARYNIGGGNASDVAYGYPFMRQGAAVPGYWAQDPDGSLGLYGGTGTKQADKNALDSKYDANSDDSYVWGAKSKDSQDAKNVQAQEWWLKRGAQNGDITDVEAFANSAPWFMTESGYATGGQNSSSNNLKDPQKFAQYMAKVVQHLNTLQAENGNKVKVNTVEPLNESETGYWGTPSDMASAHSAGTSADAQLIQRYWNRYYAAAGKDQSKTPYSTAVKKPQEGMHVDNDVAQTTMLALASALKADGQKDVKVSATDATDSGQFVDSYNQYSQDVRNAIGQYNTHSYGTNRQRVARDIAQSDSKRLSMSEVDGSWQGGGFNPYGFDNGLGMAGKINNDIYALQSDDFTFWQVVEDLYNMSTGDTDINGHTANPKGENTNWGTVLIDFDCNVAGPDGKLYSERDVDNNGGSTNGIKACSVVVNSKYNAVRAYTKFIHRGDQIIANNATANNLTATSADGKTQTVIHRNNGSNDEKLVIDLSKYGDIAANASGKLFLTTAPASKDDKYAATLDYMNQYSNVAQSADAVSIDRNAKTATVTIPAKSIASIQLNGVTGVAKNVALNDGQSYQLVGQGSNRNLQAADNGSLTIEDAADTTAKAKAQIFAFHEVAADPARPTLHRYVISSADGTKILKNDGKFAAGNVASAKSDKNAIWTLNTEDGEHYSLVNAGAQQALEVGGQKTAAGSSVGTYISNGGTNQAWSIRDVVATGIKPVKVQTPVGTMPTMPATVTPYYTWGTGQPASATWDTSSLAGQVAKAGTYSVNGQATDIYGNTLAVKATVYVGKFTVTDPASITVVKGSTLADVKAKAPATVNAHVGDSPEFATAAQWQWGSLADSDFTAIGTKHVTGTASDGAQATIPAVLTIYVTAPQNTNGDNLAAKFCTNAQASSTEGSYSVSNTCDGKTDDHAWSNWKQPATDTDPWLSYTFDTARQLNSLEFVSFGEATPKSFSVQYRNAANDAWVDSSITAQTNGNNRGDTTKVDISSLPATAGIRLKLNYRDDANYYAKVSEVRIFEKKVVASPSSDATLGDLRLDGKQIDGFSPSKTAYEVRLPFDTEGNPTLQAYATDNDAELSVKWEQAQDAQNASLGGKAVITTVAADGTTTQNTTVTFTPTAQLSSLRVTAPTKTQYRIGEQFDTTGMTVMAVYTDLERSEHTKAIALDDPQLSITGFDSASAGDKSVTVSYRGVSSAFTVHVKANPANAGTPGTSGKPGKPGTTAQNGKNKGKAELSKTGAAIVAPTVLALVALAAGALAMALRRRQA, encoded by the coding sequence ATGAAAGGCAAAGTAGCCGCAGCCGTGGCCAGCCTGACGTTGATTGCGGGCAGTATCCTGCCGACAACCGCGATGGCCTCCACGAGCGTAACGACAAGGGACGGCGAGGCGATAACCTCGCTGACGCCTAATCCATGGTTCGCCAATGGCCCGTTTGAGGGTTGGGGGACATCATTGGCCTGGCTGGCAAACGCCACCGGCAACTACGGTGAGCCGGGATCAATCAAACATTCCAGCGGCGACGCTGCGAAGGACGCCCAGGCGCTGCAATATGGCAAGGACCTGCGCGAACAGTTCTATCAGAGCATTTTCGGCCGTGACGGACTCGACCTGAACATGGCCCGTTACAACATCGGCGGCGGCAACGCCTCGGATGTCGCCTACGGCTACCCGTTCATGCGCCAGGGCGCCGCGGTGCCCGGTTACTGGGCCCAGGACCCCGACGGCTCCCTCGGCCTGTACGGCGGCACCGGCACCAAGCAGGCGGACAAGAATGCGCTCGACTCGAAGTACGACGCCAACAGCGACGATTCCTACGTCTGGGGCGCCAAGAGCAAGGATTCACAGGACGCGAAGAACGTGCAGGCCCAGGAATGGTGGCTCAAGCGCGGCGCGCAGAACGGCGACATCACCGACGTGGAGGCCTTCGCCAATTCCGCGCCGTGGTTCATGACCGAAAGCGGTTACGCCACCGGCGGGCAGAACTCCTCGAGCAACAACCTCAAGGACCCCCAGAAATTCGCCCAGTACATGGCCAAGGTCGTGCAGCATCTGAACACGCTGCAAGCCGAGAACGGCAACAAGGTCAAGGTCAACACCGTCGAGCCGCTCAACGAGTCGGAAACCGGCTATTGGGGCACCCCAAGCGATATGGCGAGCGCCCATTCCGCCGGAACCAGCGCCGACGCCCAGCTCATCCAGCGCTATTGGAACCGCTACTACGCGGCCGCGGGCAAGGACCAGAGCAAGACCCCGTACTCCACCGCGGTGAAGAAGCCGCAGGAAGGCATGCACGTCGACAACGACGTCGCCCAGACCACCATGCTCGCCCTCGCCTCGGCGCTTAAGGCCGACGGTCAGAAGGACGTCAAAGTCTCGGCCACGGACGCCACCGATTCCGGTCAATTCGTGGATTCGTACAACCAGTATTCGCAGGACGTACGCAACGCCATCGGCCAGTACAACACCCATTCCTACGGCACCAACCGGCAGCGTGTGGCCCGCGACATCGCGCAGAGCGACAGCAAGCGCCTGTCGATGAGCGAGGTTGACGGCTCCTGGCAGGGCGGCGGCTTCAACCCGTACGGCTTCGACAACGGCCTGGGCATGGCCGGCAAGATCAACAACGACATCTACGCGCTGCAATCCGACGACTTCACCTTCTGGCAGGTCGTGGAGGACCTCTACAACATGTCGACCGGCGACACGGACATCAACGGCCACACCGCCAACCCCAAGGGCGAGAACACCAATTGGGGCACCGTGCTGATCGACTTCGACTGCAACGTGGCCGGCCCCGACGGCAAGCTCTACTCCGAGCGCGACGTGGACAACAACGGCGGCAGCACCAACGGCATCAAGGCCTGCTCGGTGGTCGTGAACTCCAAGTACAACGCCGTGCGCGCCTACACCAAGTTCATCCACCGCGGCGACCAGATCATCGCCAACAACGCCACCGCGAACAACCTGACCGCCACCTCGGCCGACGGCAAGACGCAGACCGTGATCCACCGCAACAACGGCTCGAACGACGAGAAGCTCGTCATCGACCTGTCCAAGTATGGCGACATCGCAGCCAATGCCTCCGGCAAGCTCTTCCTGACCACGGCTCCCGCCTCCAAGGATGACAAGTACGCCGCCACGCTGGACTACATGAACCAGTACAGCAACGTGGCCCAATCCGCCGACGCGGTGAGCATCGACCGCAACGCGAAGACCGCGACGGTGACCATCCCCGCGAAGTCCATCGCCTCGATCCAGCTCAACGGCGTCACCGGCGTCGCCAAGAACGTGGCGCTGAACGACGGGCAGTCCTACCAGCTGGTGGGCCAAGGCTCCAACCGCAACCTGCAGGCCGCAGACAACGGCTCGCTGACCATCGAGGACGCTGCGGACACCACCGCCAAGGCGAAGGCGCAGATCTTCGCGTTCCACGAGGTCGCCGCCGATCCGGCACGTCCGACGCTGCACCGTTACGTCATCTCCTCCGCCGACGGCACCAAGATCCTCAAGAACGACGGCAAGTTCGCCGCAGGGAATGTGGCATCAGCCAAGAGCGACAAGAACGCCATCTGGACACTCAACACCGAGGACGGCGAGCACTACAGCCTCGTGAACGCCGGGGCGCAACAGGCGCTTGAAGTCGGCGGGCAGAAGACGGCCGCGGGCTCATCGGTCGGCACGTACATCTCCAACGGCGGCACCAACCAGGCCTGGTCGATCCGCGACGTCGTCGCCACCGGCATCAAGCCCGTCAAGGTGCAGACGCCAGTCGGCACCATGCCGACCATGCCGGCCACCGTCACCCCGTACTACACCTGGGGCACCGGCCAACCGGCGAGCGCCACGTGGGACACCTCGTCGCTGGCTGGTCAGGTCGCAAAGGCGGGTACCTACTCCGTCAACGGACAGGCCACCGACATCTACGGCAACACCCTGGCGGTGAAAGCCACGGTCTACGTGGGCAAGTTCACGGTCACCGATCCGGCATCCATCACCGTCGTCAAGGGCAGCACGCTCGCTGACGTCAAGGCGAAGGCCCCGGCAACCGTGAACGCGCACGTCGGCGACTCCCCCGAATTCGCCACGGCCGCGCAATGGCAATGGGGCAGCCTGGCCGACAGCGATTTCACCGCCATCGGTACGAAGCATGTGACCGGCACCGCGAGTGACGGCGCACAGGCGACGATCCCCGCCGTGCTGACCATCTACGTCACCGCACCGCAGAACACGAACGGCGACAACCTAGCCGCCAAGTTCTGCACCAACGCCCAAGCCTCGTCGACAGAAGGATCATATTCGGTGTCCAACACCTGCGACGGCAAGACCGATGATCACGCATGGTCGAATTGGAAGCAGCCGGCCACCGACACCGATCCGTGGCTGAGCTACACCTTCGACACCGCGCGGCAGTTGAACTCTCTGGAATTCGTCTCCTTCGGCGAGGCGACACCAAAGAGCTTCAGCGTGCAGTACCGCAACGCCGCCAATGACGCGTGGGTCGATTCCAGCATCACCGCGCAGACCAACGGCAACAACCGCGGCGACACCACCAAGGTGGACATCAGCTCACTGCCCGCGACCGCAGGCATCCGCCTGAAGCTCAACTACCGCGACGACGCCAACTACTACGCCAAGGTCTCGGAGGTGCGCATCTTCGAGAAGAAGGTGGTCGCCTCCCCGTCCAGCGACGCGACGCTCGGCGACCTGCGCCTCGATGGCAAGCAGATCGACGGCTTCAGCCCCTCGAAGACCGCCTACGAGGTCAGGCTTCCGTTCGACACTGAAGGCAACCCGACGCTGCAGGCCTACGCCACAGACAACGACGCGGAGCTTTCGGTGAAGTGGGAGCAGGCCCAGGATGCGCAAAACGCGAGCCTGGGCGGCAAGGCGGTCATCACCACCGTCGCCGCCGACGGCACGACCACCCAGAACACCACCGTCACGTTCACCCCGACGGCGCAACTGAGCAGCCTTCGCGTGACCGCCCCCACCAAGACGCAGTACCGCATCGGCGAGCAGTTCGACACGACCGGCATGACCGTCATGGCGGTCTACACCGACCTCGAGCGCAGCGAGCACACCAAGGCCATCGCGCTTGACGACCCGCAGCTGTCCATCACCGGATTCGATTCGGCAAGCGCCGGCGACAAGTCGGTCACCGTCTCCTACCGCGGCGTGAGCAGCGCGTTCACGGTCCATGTGAAGGCGAACCCCGCCAACGCAGGCACACCCGGCACTTCCGGCAAGCCTGGCAAGCCCGGCACCACGGCGCAAAACGGCAAGAACAAGGGCAAGGCCGAACTGAGCAAGACCGGTGCCGCCATCGTGGCCCCCACGGTCCTCGCCTTGGTCGCGCTTGCCGCCGGTGCGCTGGCGATGGCGTTGCGTCGCCGCCAAGCCTGA
- a CDS encoding InlB B-repeat-containing protein: MREIIRPTRNISKRLLAAIATLSMLALPAAANGAEPRQGCDLGRSTIAQCFPDHDIAQNVVEHMSTTFHATTNSVLTQQMADSVDKIDLQNSTGNMKNLEGLQYLRNLDGVTVINNGVQSLEPLRNLNNLTSVSIEDLDNGDITPITSANHIDKMFDIDIENSPSLHDISSMANYKTSTALRYVDLNSNSISDITAFKGFTHLSSLRLEDQHIIEPDATSWPVSVQAPKDEDGHYLSSTQTSPAAGSYNATTGKHTWSKTDGGTSKTMEYTFDISLLSSAMPVCGSSPGSDMCSYSGSVRRDVKHKVTFATGEGASTVNPQTIYNGETVSIPYRDPSRPHYDFVEWQYKPDGTTLTTYPEDTQVTDDMTLYAKWAQITHQVTFDTGDDGSAISDQTVNDGDPIRVPQAPTRPGYTFVKWQYSPNHDGNLVDYNSAAPVTDNLYLVAEWKIYTHKVTFVTGEDASTIDPIDVQDGQSISIAHHPSRRGYTFDGWKYQPDGTTWTDYDDEAPVTTDLTLTAKWKRNIHHVSFDTGGEGSSIPDKNVTDGDTLGEVETPTRTGYTFDGWQYYDSATDGLVDFDVNTPIDYRFDEYMTLFAKWKPVTPTPGTPTPTPGTPTPTPTPTPTPTPTPTPTPTPTPTPTPTPTPKPKPVPTPTPSAPTPNADKHNAKQPTPAQPTLSATGSSVSGIALIATLCAVFAGILTLAIGSHKHRA, from the coding sequence ATGCGAGAAATCATTCGCCCCACTCGAAACATCTCAAAACGACTGCTGGCTGCCATCGCCACCTTGAGTATGCTGGCATTGCCGGCAGCAGCCAATGGTGCCGAGCCCCGGCAAGGATGCGACTTGGGCCGGAGCACCATCGCCCAGTGCTTCCCAGATCACGACATCGCGCAAAACGTCGTGGAACATATGTCGACCACTTTTCACGCCACGACCAACAGCGTTCTCACCCAGCAAATGGCCGATTCTGTAGATAAAATCGACCTTCAAAACTCAACGGGGAACATGAAAAACCTTGAGGGTCTACAGTATCTCCGCAACCTTGACGGCGTAACGGTCATCAACAATGGGGTTCAATCTCTCGAGCCGCTCAGAAACCTCAACAATCTGACGTCGGTCTCCATTGAAGATTTGGATAATGGCGACATCACACCCATCACCAGCGCCAACCACATCGACAAGATGTTTGACATCGACATCGAAAACAGCCCGAGCTTGCACGACATCTCGTCAATGGCAAACTACAAGACCTCCACAGCCCTGCGCTACGTCGATCTCAACTCAAATAGCATCAGCGACATCACGGCTTTCAAGGGGTTCACCCACCTCTCGAGCCTTCGACTCGAAGATCAGCACATCATCGAACCCGACGCAACATCCTGGCCGGTGAGCGTCCAAGCACCAAAAGATGAGGACGGACATTACCTTTCTTCTACGCAAACCTCTCCGGCCGCAGGATCGTATAACGCCACGACAGGCAAGCACACATGGAGCAAAACGGACGGCGGCACCTCGAAAACCATGGAATACACTTTCGACATCTCACTGCTCTCCTCTGCCATGCCCGTCTGCGGTAGCAGTCCAGGATCCGATATGTGTTCCTACAGCGGCTCAGTACGCAGAGACGTCAAGCACAAAGTCACCTTTGCCACCGGTGAAGGCGCCAGCACCGTAAACCCGCAAACCATTTACAACGGCGAAACCGTCTCAATCCCCTACCGAGATCCTTCGCGCCCGCACTACGATTTCGTGGAATGGCAATATAAACCGGACGGCACCACCCTCACCACATATCCTGAAGATACGCAAGTCACCGATGACATGACTTTGTATGCAAAGTGGGCGCAAATCACCCATCAGGTCACGTTCGACACCGGAGACGACGGCAGCGCGATCAGCGACCAAACAGTCAACGACGGCGACCCCATCCGCGTACCGCAAGCGCCCACACGCCCCGGCTATACCTTCGTCAAATGGCAGTACAGCCCGAACCATGACGGCAACCTCGTCGACTACAACAGCGCCGCCCCCGTCACCGACAACCTTTATCTCGTTGCCGAATGGAAGATCTACACGCATAAGGTCACCTTCGTCACCGGCGAAGACGCCAGCACCATCGATCCGATCGACGTGCAAGACGGGCAGTCCATCTCCATCGCCCACCATCCCTCCCGCCGCGGTTATACTTTCGACGGCTGGAAATACCAGCCAGACGGCACCACCTGGACAGACTATGACGACGAAGCGCCTGTCACCACCGACCTCACGCTTACTGCCAAGTGGAAACGCAACATCCACCACGTCAGCTTCGACACGGGCGGAGAGGGCAGCAGCATTCCCGATAAAAACGTCACCGATGGCGACACCCTTGGCGAGGTGGAAACCCCGACGCGTACCGGCTATACCTTCGACGGCTGGCAATACTACGATTCAGCCACCGATGGCCTAGTCGACTTTGACGTCAACACGCCTATCGACTATCGCTTCGACGAATATATGACGCTCTTCGCGAAGTGGAAGCCCGTCACGCCGACGCCGGGCACACCGACGCCTACTCCAGGCACGCCGACACCGACACCGACGCCGACACCGACGCCGACACCAACACCCACACCCACACCCACACCAACACCCACACCCACACCCACACCCACACCGAAGCCGAAGCCGGTTCCTACGCCTACGCCCAGCGCGCCCACGCCCAATGCCGACAAACACAATGCCAAGCAGCCAACTCCCGCACAGCCGACACTCAGCGCCACCGGCTCCTCCGTTAGCGGCATTGCGCTTATCGCAACGTTATGTGCCGTATTCGCAGGGATCCTGACACTGGCGATCGGCTCTCACAAACATCGCGCGTAG